The Bradyrhizobium sp. 195 region ATCCAAGACGAGCGCTCCTTTATCGATGCAGATTTCCTCGACTAAGACCAGGCGCTCTTCCTGCTCGGCCAGATGCCGCTTTACAATGCTCATTTGATCTCCTGCTTTGCGACTAACCCTACCACGTTTGTCGAACTGCACGCCGCCCAAGGCACACACGAATCGCTTCTAAGAGTGATTAAAATAGGCCGCCTCAGGCCGAGGGAGCGAGCGTGACAAAATGAAAATAATCTCACCGAACAGCCTTTGCTGCTCTTTGGCCAGGGATCGAACCACGAGTCAGCCGATCAGCGATCGGGGGTCTTCGCGAACGCAATCCAAACTGCTTTGTCGGCTCTTCTCTTGGCAACCACGCGCGGTGATTTTGAAGCGCAGCCACCGCGAGCTTGCTGATGCATCGCTTGACCGGGTTCAATCAAAAACCCCGCTCCCAATGATTTGGGAACGGGGCATGACCACAAGCTCTGCCAGTACATCCGTGGCGAGAGCGACAGGTCTGTCGTGCTCTTACTTAAGCAGCAGCACGAAGATTTTCGGCGGCGGACTTGCCCGTGTGACGGTCTGCGACGACGTCATAAGACACCGTCTGACCTTCGCTAAGAGTGCCCATGCCGGCGCGTTCGACCGCGCTGATATGAACAAAAACGTCGTTGCTGCCGTTTGTCGGCTGGATAAAGCCGAAGCCCTTTTGGGTATTAAACCACTTCACTGTGCCTGTGTTCATCAGGTCGTCCTTTCGTATACGCGCAGGATCTGGCGCGCGGAGTTGCGGCCAGTGTTCCGGTTAGTCGATGTTGGAGATTGTCTGAAACGT contains the following coding sequences:
- a CDS encoding cold-shock protein, with protein sequence MNTGTVKWFNTQKGFGFIQPTNGSNDVFVHISAVERAGMGTLSEGQTVSYDVVADRHTGKSAAENLRAAA